Part of the Aquimarina sp. MAR_2010_214 genome is shown below.
ATAGCTTCAAAATCTCCAAAGAAAAATCCTTTTTGATGTGGATTTTCACCATAGCGCAATACCTTACCTTTGGTTTCACTTATTTTAAGAGAAGCTATTTCATGATCACTATTAAAGTAATTAAAAATTGCCGAATCATAGTGAGAAGATACATTAAAAGCTTTAGCAGCAAAACGTTTACGGTCTGCTAAAGAAATAGTTCCGTTTCTTTCAGAAATCACTTGTAAAAACTCGGCATAATCATCAACTGAAGCTACACAAGTTACATCAGAAAAGTTTTTAGCAGCTGCTCTAATCAAAGAAATCCCTCCGATATCTATTTTCTCAATGATATCTTGCTCTGATGCTCCAGAAGCTACCGTTTTTTCAAAAGGATATAAGTCTACTATAACAATATCAATTTGTGGAATCTCATATTGCTCAAGCTCTGCAACATCACTATCGTTATTTTGACGATTCAAGATTCCTCCAAAAACTTTTGGGTGCAATGTTTTAACTCTTCCACCTAAGATTGAAGGGTAAGACGTTACATCTTCAACAGGGGTAACATCAATACCTAAATCTTTAATAAATTTTTCGGTCCCACCGGTAGAATAAATTGTGACATCAAGTTCGTTTAATTTTTTTACGATAGGTGCTAATCCGTCTTTACTGAATACAGAAATTAGTGCAGATTTAGCAGTTTTTGCGTTGCTCATGAGAAAATTTAGTTAGTAAAACACAAAAATAGCAATTTAGTACCCAATTAGACAATCAATTATGCGTAATTGTTTTCAATAAATTGTAACAAAAATATAAGGAAAACGTCCTATATTTAAATAATTTAAAATCCAGTTCAAAAAATAGAGTATGCTAATCTATCTTAGAGTACTTAAGGAAAGCTTTAATTTTGCTATTAATGCACTTATAAATAATAAGTTGCGTACATTTCTTTCACTATTAGGTGTTACTATTGGGATTTTTTCGATTATTGGAGTTCTTGCTGCGGTAGACTCTTTAAAACAAGAAATTAAAGGAAGTATCAGCTCTCTGGATAATAGCACAATTTATTTGATGCGTTTTTCTTTTGGTCCTTCCGATATACCACAGTGGAAACGAGAACAATTTCCAGATGTAACTTTTGAAGAATATCAATACATCAATAGATCAATGCCGGATCTTAAAGCAGCCAGTTTTATTTTAAATGTAGCTCCTGAAACGATTAAATATGAGGACAATAGCCTAAGTAATGTAGAGATTGCGCCGGTTACCAATGATTATTATGATATTGAAGAATTGCAGGTTGTAAAAGGAAGATTTTATAACGAACAAGAATCTGTATCTGGTGCTCCTGTAATCGTTATAGGAGATGAAATTGCAAATAGCTTATTCGGAGCTAGCGATCCTATAGGAAAAAAAGTCCGTTTATACGGAAGAAAACTTACTGTAATAGGAGTGCTTAAAAAAGAAGGAACTGGTCTCTTTGGAGATAGTAAAGATACGGTAGTTATTCTTCCTGTTAATTTAGTAAGAAGGGTTTATGGAGATAATAATAAATCGTCTTTTCCCGCCATAATCATTAAACCAGAATCTGGTATTGATATACCAGAATTTGTAGCAGCATTAAAACAAAAAGTAAGAGCATATCGTGGGTTGAAACCTAATGAAGGGGATAATTTTTTTGTTAACCAACTACAAGGGTTTACTGATTTTATAGATAATATTACAGGTACAATGTCTACTATTGGAGGTTTTATTGGAATGTTTTCACTTCTGGTTGGTGGTTTCGGTATTGCCAATATCATGTTTGTAAGTGTTAAAGAACGTACGAATCTAATAGGCATACAAAAGGCATTAGGAGCTAAAAAAAGATTTATATTATTTCAGTTTCTCTTCGAAGCGATTATTCTTGCCATTTTTGGTGGATTAATAGGACTTGTGTTAGTTTGGTTAATTTCGATATTTGCCTCACAGTTTACAGGAGACTTTAAGTTTATCCTCTCAACTTCTAACATGTTTTGGGGAATGTTTTCTTCTACAATAATAGGCCTGATTGCAGGGATTTTACCTGCATTGTCTGCTTCAAAATTAGATCCTGTAGAAGCAATTAGGACTGGAATGTGAAAATTAAGAAATAATAGAATTGAAATACCTCACAGATTACTGATCAATTTTAAAGATAGTAATCTGTGAGTTTCTTTTTTTATTTTAGTTTAAATTTTAAAATTACTTCGTGAGTACCACTGGTATATGTATTTATACCTGATGTAACATGCTCATATGCGTAACCGATACTTAAGATGTTTTCTAAGAAATTGGCAGTAAAAAACCCTGTTATACTTTCATCTAGTCTATAATTTGCACCAAGTTCAATTCGTTCTTTATATAATATAGAAGAGGTAATATCCAGAGATATTGGGGCATCATTTACTACCTTACCTAATACAGAAGGGCGAAATTTAAAATCAGTATTTAGATCAAAATCATATCCGCCACCTAAAAACATTTGTAGATCATCACTCGCCGAAACAGGATTTAAACCTTCTTTTTCGTATCTGTCATTAGAGAGTAATCCAGGAGCAGAAAGTGATATGTAGTATTTTTTTGCTTTAAGATAGAACCCTACTCCCACATTGGGGTTGAATGTATTCACATTTTGGGTGAATAATGGATCGTCTTCAATGCCAACTTCATTAAGATTTATTTTTAAAAAAGACCCTCCAGCTTTAACTCCTGCGTGTAGATTTAATTCTTCATTAATTTTTATTTTATATGAAAAATCAGCGTAAAGATGTGTTTCGTCTAACACAAAAACCTTGTCGCTTATGGCGGTCAATCCAACGCCTATTTTATCACCCACAGGAGAATTTATATTAAAGTTAAGAGTTTCTGGGCCGTCCTTAACCCCTGTCCATTGGCTTCTTACAGCAAATAGCGCCTCAAGACTACCGTTAATCCCTGCATAAGCAGGAGTAATTACATTCATATTATATCGATACATGCTAAAATGGGGGTCTTGTTGTGCATGACTTACAAATGATATAGTGATGATAAAAATTATATATTTTAAATATTTCATTTCTTTGGTTTTGTTGGTTTTTGGAAATAGCTACCGTTGCATTTTTTTGAAACTATATATTATTTAATAGTTTATATAAATCCAACCGGTTAAAGGAAGTGTTTCTTTAATATTGGTTTCTATAATATAATAATAAGCTCCTGTAGGCAATTTATCATTGCCAAGTACTAAGCGACCATTTGAGATTCCACCCCAGTTATTTTGATAATTTCTAGCTTCAAATACTTTATTTCCTGATCTGTTAAATATTTGAATGTAGTGATTAGGGAAGTTTTCAATTCCATTAATAACCCAAGTATCATTGATGCCATCTCCATTAGGAGAGAATCCTTTGTTGAAGGTTAGCCTAGTTGAAGGTTTTTGTTTTGTATTTATTGAAAAATTATTAGATTCTACTACACCTGTACCTCCATTTCCTGCAATATCAGTATATCCTGTATTGTCTAAGGAGATCACATTGGTATCACTTTGAATATCTTCTGTTGGTGTAAATATTGCTGTGAAAGTGATATTGCCATCTGTAGAATTTACAGTTGCTAATGTTCCGTTAGGAATCGTTAAATCTGCGTTATCAAAACCAGTAACTGCTTCAGAAAAAGTAATAGTAACTGTTGCAGTTTCTCCTGTTGTTAATTCATTGTCATTTATACTAATAGTAGCTGTTGGAGCAGTAGTGTCATTAATAGTAATATTTACATTAGTGCTATTAGGGCAACTTCCAGAAGTTGTATAGGTAACGGTATATGTATTAGGAGTTGACGCCGATACATCAATTGCTCCAGTACTTTCGCTAACACTTAATCCATCAGGGGTAGAAGAGAATGTGCCACCTGCTAATCCGGTAATTGTTGGTGCAGGGTCAGATCCAGATTGAGCATAGGTTGCTGCATCATATAAAAATGAAGCATCGTCTAATTCATTAATGGTAATAATGACATTAGAGCTGTTCGGGCAAGTTCCTACCGTTGTATAAGTAACGGTATACGTATTAGAAGTTGACGCCGATACATCAATTGCTCCAGTACTTGCACTAATGCTTAACCCTGCAGGGGTTGAAGAGAATGTTCCACCTGCTAGTCCTGTAATAGTTGGAGTTGGATCAGTATCATTAGTACAAAAAGCAGCTGCAGAGTAGTTAAATGAAGCATCATCTATTGCGTTAATAGTTACAGTTACATTAGAACTATTAGGGCAAGTTCCAGCAGTTGTATAAGTAACGGTATATGTATTAGGAGTTGAAGCAGATACATCAATTCCTCCAGTACTTGCACTAATGCTTAATCCTGCTGGGGTCGAAGAGAATGTTCCACCCGTTAGTCCTGTAATCGTTGGAGTTGGATCAGTATCATTAGCACAAAATGAAGCAGCAGAGTAATTAAATGAAGCATCATCTACTGCGTTAATGGTCACATTTACATTAGAACTATTCGAGCAAGCTCCTACAGTTGTATAAGTAACGGTATACGTATTAGGAGTTGACGCCGATACATCAATTGCTCCAGTACTTACACTAATGCTTAATCCTACGGGAGTAGAAGAGAATGTTCCACCTGCTAGTCCTGTAATGGTTGGAGTTGGATCAGTATCATTAACACAAAATGAAGCAGCAGAGTAATTAAATGAAGCATCATCTATTGTATTAATAGTCACATTTACATTAGAACTATTCGGGCAAGTTCCAGCAGTTGTATAAGTAACGGTATATGTATTAGGAGTTGAAGCAGATACATCAATTGCTCCAGTACTTGCACTAATGCTTAATCCTGCGGGGGTTGAAGAGAATGTTCCACCTGCTAGTCCTGTAATGGTTGGAGTTGGATCAGTATCATTAGTACAAAATGAAGCAGCGGAGTAATTAAATGAAGCATCATCTAGTGCGTTAATGGTTACAGTTACATTAGAACTATTCGGGCAAGTTCCTGCCGTTGTATAAGTAACGGTATATGTATTAGGAGTTGAAGCAGATACATCAATTACTCCAGTACTTGCACTAATACTTAATCCTGCTGGGGTCGAAGAGAATGTTCCACCTGCTAGTCCTGTAATCGTTGGAGTTGGATCGGTATCATTAGTACAAAAAGCAGCTGCAGAGTAGTTAAATGAAGCATCATCTATTGCATTAATGGTTACAGTTACATTAGAACTATTCGGGCAAGTTCCTGCGGTTGTATAAGTAACGGTATATGTATTAGGAGTTGAAGCAGATACATCAATTACTCCAGTACTTGCACTAATACTTAATCCTGCAGGGGTCGAAGAGAATGTTCCACCTGCTAGTCCTGTAATAGTTGGAGTTGGATCGGTATCATTAGTACAAAAAGCAGCTGCAGAGTAGTTAAATGAAGCATCATCTATTGCATTAATGGTTACAGTTACATTAGAACTATTCGGGCAAGTTCCAGCAGTTGTATAAGTAACGGTATATGTATTAGGAGTTGAAGCAGATACATCAATTGCTCCAGTACTTGCACTAATGCTTAATCCTGCGGGGGTTGAAGAGAATGTTCCACCTGCTAGTCCTGTAATGGTTGGAGTTGGATCGGTATCATTAGTACAAAATGAAGCAGCAGAGTAATTAAATGAAGCATCATCTATTGCATTAATGGTTACAGTTACATTAGAACTATTCGGGCAAGTTCCGGCGGTTGTATAAGTAACGGTATATGTATTAGGAGTTGAAGCAGATACATCAATTCCTCCAGTACTTGCACTAATACTTAATCCTGCTGGGGTCGAAGAGAATGTTCCACCCGTTAGTCCTGTAATCGTTGGAGTTGGATCAGTATCATTAGCACAAAATGAAGCAGCAGAGTAATTAAATGAAGCATCATCTATTGTATTAATAGTCACATTTACATTAGAACTATTTGAGCAAGCTCCTACAGTTGTATAAGTAACGGTATATGTGTTAGGAGTTGAGGTCGATACATCAATTGCTCCAGTACTTGCACTAATGCTTAATCCTGCTGGAGTCGAAGAGAATGTTCCACCTGTTACTCCTGTAATCGTTGGAGTTGGATCAGTATCATTAACACAAAATGAAGCAGCAGAGTAGTTAAATGAAGCATCATCTATTGTGTTAATAGTCACATTTACATTAGAACTATTCGGGCAAGTTCCGGCGGTTGTATAAGTAACGGTATATGTATTAGGAGTTGAAGCAGATACATCAATTCCTCCAGTACTTGCACTAATGCTTAATCCTGCTGGGGTCGAAGAGAATGTTCCACCTGTTACTCCTGTAATCGTTGGAGTTGGATCAGTATCATTAACACAAAATGAGGCGGCAGAGTAGTTAAATGAAGCATTTTCCAGATTAGTGACATTCACTGTGACGCTTCCACAAGAACCGGGTGTTACACAGCCACCTTCGCCTCGTACATAATAAGTAGTAGAAGGTGAAGAAGGGGTTACTGCAATAGTAGATGAAGCAGTTGTAGCTACTTGTGTTCCTCCACAAGAACCGGTATATACTACCCATTGTGTTGCATCATTTAAAGAACCAGTGATGGTTAAGGTAGCATTGTTGCCATTACATATTGTTGATGGAGTGTACGTTACGGTTGGAACATCTGGATCGGTACAAGCTACCACACATGTCACAGAAGGAGAATATGCACTTGTAGATATATCGAATCGGGTGTCGTTGTCTTTAGACCAATTGGATTGATCATTAATAGCGGTTCTTAACGCTGTTGAAGTACCTGTTAAGGTGCCTGTATATTTAGCATTATCTTGCTCAGTTCCTATAGAAGGGAATAAGGATACACAATCTACGCCGTTTGTTAACCCTGCGGGTAGTGCAGATCTTGCAGTTCCAAGAGCTGCAACAGTTGGGTCATTCCAGAGTGTTATAGCATCAAGAGCGAATGGTGTTCCGTTACCATCATCTCCATTAACCCCTGTTATAAAAGTGGGTGTTGTCGAAGGCTCAGCACTTGCTGCCTGATACACCAATACCTGATCACCCCCTGTAAGAGACCAATTAGACCCACTAGCCAAAGAAATACTAGCTCCTGGTACGCTAGAACCAATCGTAAATGAATTTGCCGAAGTTTCGTTAATATGAACGACTGTTCCACAAGGTAATCCACCAGAGGGAGCAGTATATTGAATGTGCCCTTCGCTGGTTCCTGCCCAGCTCCCTGCTGCTACAGTATTCCATCCTTCTTCTGTGAAGAAAATAACTTCGCTTCCAGAAATATCGGTTAAGGCTATAAACGTAAAATCATCACTAGTTCCAGTACCGCTATCGGTATTGTAGCCTATAATTGCGATATCTCCGGGATTTAATTGTGCAAAAGAAATGACACTTGAAAAAAGTAATAAAATACTTAAAATCGTAGTTTTTTTCATAAGTTAAGGTTTGTAGTTTGCATTAGTGACAGAGGTAGGTGTTAAACCACCCTTGATTATTTTCTTTTCCTGTTAAAGAATTAAGAGGATTTTTATTTAAGTTTTTAAAAATTTGCCTTTTCCAGAAAGAACCTTCTGTAAAGGTGTTCTCCCAAATATGATGGTTAAAATTAGTAGTGTTAAAATCATTGTTAAAATTGATTATTCCTCTTGGGCCTCCAATAGATATGTTTTGAATTGCTGTACTAAGGTTGTTCTGATCTTGAATCAAAGCTGATTTGATAACAAGTCCATTTTCATAACCTAGCAATGCAAAAACATCAGGCTTTTTTCTAAATTGTTTTTGATGCATTTCTGCAAACGAAATATTAGTATCGTTATCCAGTTCGGGATACCAGCTCGATATTGTTTTTATTTGGTTAAATACATCTGGAAACTCATTTATCAGAGCATCTTCTGCTGAAAAAGGCAGTGTATATAATGGATGTTTCTTATGTAATTTGTTTTGACTTAAGTAAGAAGCGTGTTCTTTGGCAAATATTCCGTTATGAAAAGCTACTATTGCATCGGGTTTTGTTTCGTTAAAATAGAGATCCATTAATTCACTTTCATTTTCTCGAGGATGTAAAGGAGTGATAAAATGTCCTGCAAAAGAAGCATGTTCTTCTTGAGTAATAATATCATCTAGTGCTTCGATAAAGCCATACCCAGCCTCATAGTAGCAAGTAGAAGTTGCTACCTTATATTTTTTATGCTCCAAAAGATAATGCACTAACTTATGAAGCGAATCATAGAGCCCTAAAGAATTTTGAAAAACTCCATTAGGTAATTTTATGGGGCGTTTAGAACCAAAATTGGCGGCAAGTAGTGTTTCTTGATTGTTAAATGTAAAATCTGAAAGTTCTTTAAATCCAGTATGACCTATAATACCAGTTGTTATTTTAACGTTTTCTTGATAACATAATTTTTGAAAACTATTGATAAGTTGTTTTTGATCCGACCCAAATCCGATACTCTCTATGACTAACTCAGTCTCAATTCCTTCTATAGCCAATCTCATTCCATTCAAGAAAGATTTTCCCATTGTTGGATATGCATTAGATTGAGGGATTAATACACCAATTTTATGTTTTGAACCAATCATTATAAAAATTTATTAGAAAATTAGAGGGAGGTGAACCCCTCTAATTATTTTAGTTTCTTGAAGGGAATATCCCTTGCATAGCAATACAAACATTAATACCAAGAAATGGGTTTCTGTTTTCGAATGGTTGACTTCCACCTGTTGGATTGGTAGTGCCAGAAATAGATACTCCTCCGAGTTTATCTCCAGCTGTTGGGTTTTCTCGAAATACTTCTGGCATATTACCGGCTGTTCCAAGCGCATTAGCACCTGCATCAGTTTCATTTGTAGCATCGGTATTGTCTGTTGTGTAAACACTAACATTAGCAACGCCATTGGTTAATGAGTGAGAGTGATTAGGCATATTTAACTGGTTTAAATAGATTTGTTCTATTCCTCCTCGTTCTCCCCATGAAATGGTTGATAATCCAGGCCCATGACCAATATGAACAATACTTCTACCTCTTAAATCAGGTAATCCAAAGGATGTTCTACCATCACCACCAAACGTAGTTCCTAACAATGAAAAAAGTGCAGAGTATTGTGAGATAGCTAATAGTTGCCCATCACATTTATTCCAGCCTCTGGGTGCGAAATTGAATCCAAAAGGTTGGATTTGTCCTAAAAATGGTTCCATAATAAATTTTGGTTTTAAGATTAATAGTTGTTTTAATGTTTTTCTTTATGTTGCAATAAGGGGTTCTGCTTTTATACTGGTTGTAAAATGTTGGTTTTGTTTTACTCCTAAATGAAAATATTTTTGACCTGTTAATACACCTGCATCCGAATGAATAATGTTTACTCTTAGTAATTTTTTATCCTTACAGTATACAAATAACCCTTCTTGTGGATGGATATGCACAATTTCACCTGGAGTCTTGTCGGTTAGAGTGTCTGGGCAATCTGAAGGAGAAACTTCTATTATTTGTACAGGAGAGCCTTGATAATATGTTGTTGCACCGCCATATTTAGGATTACAAGCATTTACTAGGTTTTCAATTTCATCTGCTGTTTGCTCCTCCCAATTGATAGTTAACTCTTCGGGATTGGGGTGTTTATTATAGATGCATTGGCTTTCGATAGATTGAGTTTTGTAGTTTTCAGGATTTTGGATTAGGTGCAAAGCTTTTTCTGCTAATTGCTCGAGCATAAAACTCATTTTAGAATTTACCATTCCCGATGTTTCACCTGGTATAATAGGAACCACTTGTTCTATAAGGATTTTTCCTGTGTCCCATTCTTCATCCATTTGATATATAGTAATAGCGGTATTTTTTTCTCCATTTTTTATTGACCAGAATAGAGGGTCTGGCCCTCGATTTTCGGGTAGCTTTCCAAAATGAATATTTAAAAAACCATGTTTGGGAATATGTAATACCTCTTTTGGGATTTTTAATGAAAAACTACAGACTAAGACTAAATCAGGAGATTTATCGAGTAACCAATCTTTAAATTGGCTTGAAATGTTTTTATTATTAATAACAAAAGTCTCTATCTCTTGTTGTTTAATC
Proteins encoded:
- a CDS encoding ABC transporter permease codes for the protein MLIYLRVLKESFNFAINALINNKLRTFLSLLGVTIGIFSIIGVLAAVDSLKQEIKGSISSLDNSTIYLMRFSFGPSDIPQWKREQFPDVTFEEYQYINRSMPDLKAASFILNVAPETIKYEDNSLSNVEIAPVTNDYYDIEELQVVKGRFYNEQESVSGAPVIVIGDEIANSLFGASDPIGKKVRLYGRKLTVIGVLKKEGTGLFGDSKDTVVILPVNLVRRVYGDNNKSSFPAIIIKPESGIDIPEFVAALKQKVRAYRGLKPNEGDNFFVNQLQGFTDFIDNITGTMSTIGGFIGMFSLLVGGFGIANIMFVSVKERTNLIGIQKALGAKKRFILFQFLFEAIILAIFGGLIGLVLVWLISIFASQFTGDFKFILSTSNMFWGMFSSTIIGLIAGILPALSASKLDPVEAIRTGM
- a CDS encoding Ig-like domain-containing protein, producing MKKTTILSILLLFSSVISFAQLNPGDIAIIGYNTDSGTGTSDDFTFIALTDISGSEVIFFTEEGWNTVAAGSWAGTSEGHIQYTAPSGGLPCGTVVHINETSANSFTIGSSVPGASISLASGSNWSLTGGDQVLVYQAASAEPSTTPTFITGVNGDDGNGTPFALDAITLWNDPTVAALGTARSALPAGLTNGVDCVSLFPSIGTEQDNAKYTGTLTGTSTALRTAINDQSNWSKDNDTRFDISTSAYSPSVTCVVACTDPDVPTVTYTPSTICNGNNATLTITGSLNDATQWVVYTGSCGGTQVATTASSTIAVTPSSPSTTYYVRGEGGCVTPGSCGSVTVNVTNLENASFNYSAASFCVNDTDPTPTITGVTGGTFSSTPAGLSISASTGGIDVSASTPNTYTVTYTTAGTCPNSSNVNVTINTIDDASFNYSAASFCVNDTDPTPTITGVTGGTFSSTPAGLSISASTGAIDVSTSTPNTYTVTYTTVGACSNSSNVNVTINTIDDASFNYSAASFCANDTDPTPTITGLTGGTFSSTPAGLSISASTGGIDVSASTPNTYTVTYTTAGTCPNSSNVTVTINAIDDASFNYSAASFCTNDTDPTPTITGLAGGTFSSTPAGLSISASTGAIDVSASTPNTYTVTYTTAGTCPNSSNVTVTINAIDDASFNYSAAAFCTNDTDPTPTITGLAGGTFSSTPAGLSISASTGVIDVSASTPNTYTVTYTTAGTCPNSSNVTVTINAIDDASFNYSAAAFCTNDTDPTPTITGLAGGTFSSTPAGLSISASTGVIDVSASTPNTYTVTYTTAGTCPNSSNVTVTINALDDASFNYSAASFCTNDTDPTPTITGLAGGTFSSTPAGLSISASTGAIDVSASTPNTYTVTYTTAGTCPNSSNVNVTINTIDDASFNYSAASFCVNDTDPTPTITGLAGGTFSSTPVGLSISVSTGAIDVSASTPNTYTVTYTTVGACSNSSNVNVTINAVDDASFNYSAASFCANDTDPTPTITGLTGGTFSSTPAGLSISASTGGIDVSASTPNTYTVTYTTAGTCPNSSNVTVTINAIDDASFNYSAAAFCTNDTDPTPTITGLAGGTFSSTPAGLSISASTGAIDVSASTSNTYTVTYTTVGTCPNSSNVIITINELDDASFLYDAATYAQSGSDPAPTITGLAGGTFSSTPDGLSVSESTGAIDVSASTPNTYTVTYTTSGSCPNSTNVNITINDTTAPTATISINDNELTTGETATVTITFSEAVTGFDNADLTIPNGTLATVNSTDGNITFTAIFTPTEDIQSDTNVISLDNTGYTDIAGNGGTGVVESNNFSINTKQKPSTRLTFNKGFSPNGDGINDTWVINGIENFPNHYIQIFNRSGNKVFEARNYQNNWGGISNGRLVLGNDKLPTGAYYYIIETNIKETLPLTGWIYINY
- a CDS encoding phage tail protein, encoding MEPFLGQIQPFGFNFAPRGWNKCDGQLLAISQYSALFSLLGTTFGGDGRTSFGLPDLRGRSIVHIGHGPGLSTISWGERGGIEQIYLNQLNMPNHSHSLTNGVANVSVYTTDNTDATNETDAGANALGTAGNMPEVFRENPTAGDKLGGVSISGTTNPTGGSQPFENRNPFLGINVCIAMQGIFPSRN
- a CDS encoding type IX secretion system membrane protein PorP/SprF, which codes for MKYLKYIIFIITISFVSHAQQDPHFSMYRYNMNVITPAYAGINGSLEALFAVRSQWTGVKDGPETLNFNINSPVGDKIGVGLTAISDKVFVLDETHLYADFSYKIKINEELNLHAGVKAGGSFLKINLNEVGIEDDPLFTQNVNTFNPNVGVGFYLKAKKYYISLSAPGLLSNDRYEKEGLNPVSASDDLQMFLGGGYDFDLNTDFKFRPSVLGKVVNDAPISLDITSSILYKERIELGANYRLDESITGFFTANFLENILSIGYAYEHVTSGINTYTSGTHEVILKFKLK
- a CDS encoding ABC transporter substrate-binding protein translates to MIGSKHKIGVLIPQSNAYPTMGKSFLNGMRLAIEGIETELVIESIGFGSDQKQLINSFQKLCYQENVKITTGIIGHTGFKELSDFTFNNQETLLAANFGSKRPIKLPNGVFQNSLGLYDSLHKLVHYLLEHKKYKVATSTCYYEAGYGFIEALDDIITQEEHASFAGHFITPLHPRENESELMDLYFNETKPDAIVAFHNGIFAKEHASYLSQNKLHKKHPLYTLPFSAEDALINEFPDVFNQIKTISSWYPELDNDTNISFAEMHQKQFRKKPDVFALLGYENGLVIKSALIQDQNNLSTAIQNISIGGPRGIINFNNDFNTTNFNHHIWENTFTEGSFWKRQIFKNLNKNPLNSLTGKENNQGWFNTYLCH
- a CDS encoding methionyl-tRNA formyltransferase, which translates into the protein MKIILIGSFPTSISLYQYLHQNNHLQAVCMQEKTIQQSNQDSLSLIKQQEIETFVINNKNISSQFKDWLLDKSPDLVLVCSFSLKIPKEVLHIPKHGFLNIHFGKLPENRGPDPLFWSIKNGEKNTAITIYQMDEEWDTGKILIEQVVPIIPGETSGMVNSKMSFMLEQLAEKALHLIQNPENYKTQSIESQCIYNKHPNPEELTINWEEQTADEIENLVNACNPKYGGATTYYQGSPVQIIEVSPSDCPDTLTDKTPGEIVHIHPQEGLFVYCKDKKLLRVNIIHSDAGVLTGQKYFHLGVKQNQHFTTSIKAEPLIAT